One segment of Pseudodesulfovibrio sp. 5S69 DNA contains the following:
- the dxr gene encoding 1-deoxy-D-xylulose-5-phosphate reductoisomerase, giving the protein MKTYISPWPASVACPPFPRRLSILGATGSIGDSALKVVAKHPERFTVTALAGGRNGQKLARLCNLYKPRYAAVLDDAARREYFAYVEDACPTELFVGPDAYVRLAALDDVDLVLSSIVGAAGFEPTLAAAEAGKMIGLANKESLVLGGHLIRAACKASGAVVLPVDSEHNALFQGLAGHGSDDELKRLILTASGGPFRGRDRAFLKTVTRDQALAHPNWSMGAKISIDSATLMNKGLELIEACHLYGLPPDMVDVVVHPQSIVHSLVEYVDGSQLAHLGTPDMQVPIAHCLCYPERVTVDVPRLQLAAVGTLTFEEPDLDAFPCLRLAREAFDAGPSHPIVLNAVNEIAVDAFLKERIGFTDIPAMIEAGLDRHVPVDVSTPEAVLALDEEVRRETRARL; this is encoded by the coding sequence ATGAAGACCTACATTTCCCCCTGGCCCGCATCGGTCGCCTGCCCGCCCTTCCCGCGCAGGCTCTCCATTCTCGGGGCCACCGGCTCCATCGGCGATTCGGCCCTGAAGGTAGTGGCCAAGCACCCCGAACGGTTCACGGTCACCGCCCTGGCGGGCGGCCGCAACGGCCAGAAACTGGCCCGGCTGTGCAACCTCTACAAGCCCAGGTACGCCGCCGTGCTCGACGACGCAGCGCGCCGCGAATATTTCGCCTACGTGGAGGACGCCTGCCCCACGGAGCTGTTTGTCGGGCCCGACGCCTACGTGCGCCTGGCCGCCCTGGACGACGTGGACCTGGTCCTCTCGTCCATTGTCGGGGCCGCCGGGTTCGAGCCGACCCTGGCCGCGGCCGAGGCGGGCAAGATGATCGGCCTGGCCAACAAGGAGTCGCTGGTCCTGGGCGGGCATCTCATCCGCGCTGCCTGCAAGGCCTCCGGGGCCGTGGTCCTGCCCGTGGATTCCGAGCACAACGCCCTGTTCCAGGGCTTGGCCGGACACGGTTCGGACGACGAACTCAAACGCCTGATCCTGACCGCCTCGGGCGGCCCGTTCCGTGGCCGCGACCGGGCGTTCCTCAAGACCGTCACCCGCGACCAGGCCCTGGCCCACCCCAATTGGAGCATGGGCGCGAAAATTTCCATCGACTCGGCCACGCTGATGAACAAGGGGCTCGAACTGATCGAGGCCTGCCATCTGTACGGCCTGCCGCCGGACATGGTCGACGTGGTCGTCCACCCCCAGTCCATTGTCCACTCCCTGGTGGAGTACGTGGACGGCTCCCAACTGGCCCACCTGGGCACCCCGGACATGCAGGTGCCCATCGCCCACTGCCTGTGCTACCCGGAGCGGGTCACCGTGGACGTACCCCGGCTCCAACTGGCCGCAGTGGGCACCCTGACCTTCGAGGAGCCGGACCTGGACGCCTTCCCCTGCCTGCGTCTGGCCCGCGAGGCCTTCGACGCCGGGCCAAGCCACCCCATCGTGCTCAACGCGGTCAACGAAATCGCCGTGGACGCCTTCCTGAAAGAGCGCATCGGCTTCACCGACATCCCGGCCATGATCGAGGCCGGGCTTGACCGCCATGTCCCTGTGGACGTATCCACGCCCGAGGCGGTTCTGGCCCTGGACGAAGAGGTCCGGCGGGAAACAAGAGCCCGCCTCTAG
- the frr gene encoding ribosome recycling factor: MQTVLDDGKKRMAGAIGALDKEFGKLRTGRATTALVDSIQVDYYGTPTPISQLSSVSVPDSKTITIQPWDKGAFGAVEKAIQTSDLGLNPVNDGKIIRISIPPLTEERRKELVRVAKKYTEDAKIAIRNVRRDMNDALKKMEKDKDISEDDLRRGEGDVQKMTDDYVKKADEVMTAKEKEILEI; encoded by the coding sequence ATGCAAACCGTACTCGACGACGGCAAGAAGAGAATGGCCGGCGCCATCGGCGCCCTGGACAAGGAATTCGGCAAGCTGCGCACGGGCCGCGCCACCACCGCCCTGGTGGACTCCATCCAGGTGGACTACTACGGCACGCCCACGCCCATCAGCCAGCTCTCCTCCGTGTCCGTGCCCGACTCCAAGACCATCACCATCCAGCCCTGGGACAAGGGCGCCTTCGGGGCGGTGGAAAAGGCCATCCAGACGTCCGACCTGGGCCTGAACCCCGTCAACGACGGCAAGATCATCCGCATCTCCATCCCGCCCCTGACCGAGGAACGCCGCAAGGAGCTGGTCCGGGTGGCCAAAAAATACACCGAGGACGCCAAGATCGCCATCCGCAACGTGCGCCGCGACATGAACGATGCGCTCAAAAAGATGGAAAAGGACAAGGACATCTCCGAGGACGACCTGCGCCGCGGCGAGGGCGACGTCCAGAAGATGACCGACGACTACGTCAAAAAGGCCGACGAAGTCATGACCGCCAAGGAAAAAGAGATTCTGGAAATCTAG
- a CDS encoding zinc dependent phospholipase C family protein, which produces MPKELIHFKTAEKTAARLADTRFAPGLATRPQAVLLGAVLHDALFYGATPRALPMARMAHRIHGARGEDTYALLRLQARHAALAPDPDLAAALLVGMASHLWADTVMHPMVWYLTGDYYAASRREKSLARQRHRALESLMDMTACPEMIDRPLYRIRNQLGSLGPALFDALPLEGMADLAGIRPDKAGPALASALKLFARFQALFPARRLATALHAASAWLPDTAREITALFYAPQWLDQADRITGAIRYHDPVSDEAREESLAELMDRAADRAEALCRRLEPTVFDGAGGVLPEAGPSLDSGRRGAGTGDMRHMADELFPSLPQHSR; this is translated from the coding sequence ATGCCCAAAGAACTGATCCACTTCAAGACCGCCGAAAAGACCGCCGCCCGGCTCGCCGACACCCGATTCGCGCCAGGGCTCGCGACCCGGCCCCAAGCCGTGCTCCTCGGAGCCGTGCTCCACGACGCCCTGTTCTACGGGGCCACGCCCCGCGCCCTGCCCATGGCCCGCATGGCCCACCGCATCCACGGCGCGCGCGGCGAGGATACCTATGCCCTGCTCCGGCTCCAGGCCCGGCACGCGGCCCTGGCCCCCGACCCGGACCTGGCCGCCGCCCTGCTGGTAGGCATGGCCTCCCACCTGTGGGCGGACACGGTCATGCACCCCATGGTCTGGTACCTGACCGGCGACTACTACGCCGCCTCCCGCCGCGAAAAATCGCTGGCCCGCCAGCGCCACCGCGCCCTGGAGTCGCTCATGGACATGACCGCCTGCCCGGAGATGATCGACCGCCCGCTGTACCGCATCCGCAACCAGCTCGGCTCTCTGGGCCCGGCCCTGTTCGACGCCCTCCCCCTGGAGGGCATGGCGGACCTGGCGGGCATAAGGCCGGACAAGGCCGGTCCGGCCCTGGCCTCGGCCCTCAAACTCTTCGCCCGGTTCCAGGCCCTGTTCCCGGCGCGGAGGCTGGCCACGGCCCTGCACGCCGCCTCCGCCTGGCTCCCGGACACGGCACGGGAGATTACCGCCCTGTTCTATGCGCCCCAGTGGCTCGATCAGGCCGACCGCATCACCGGCGCCATCCGTTATCACGACCCGGTGTCCGACGAGGCCCGGGAGGAAAGCCTGGCCGAGCTCATGGACCGGGCCGCGGACCGGGCCGAAGCGTTATGTCGTCGCCTGGAACCCACGGTCTTCGACGGGGCCGGAGGCGTCCTGCCGGAGGCCGGGCCATCGCTGGACTCGGGCAGGCGGGGCGCGGGCACCGGAGACATGCGCCACATGGCCGACGAACTTTTTCCGTCACTTCCGCAACATTCCCGATAG
- a CDS encoding hydantoinase B/oxoprolinase family protein, producing the protein MQTNPVLLEVFKNRFASIAEEMGVTLTHTAFSPNIKERRDLSCAVFDAEGDMIAQAAHIPVHLGSMPLSVKSAMAAMAERGGFGPGDMAMLNDPFKGGTHLPDITIVAPVFAESADSSAFFVANRAHHADVGGMASGSMPLSTSLFQEGLIIPPVRIVRGGEVDRELLRLILNNVRTPVEREGDFSAQFMANVTGVRRMTECIGKYGLATCAHYARALMDYSERITRQAVAAIPDGTYEFEDFLEDDGQGASDIAIRLVMTVTGDRAHLDFSRSDDQVRGSVNAVRAITLSAVLYAFRALAARDIPANAGCLRPLVVTTRPGSVVDAEFPAAVAGGNVETSQRLVDVLLGALAKALPEAMPAASQGTMNNLTIGGRTPKGPFAYYETLAGGMGAGPAHDGESAVHSHMTNTLNTPVEALEYAYPFRVREYAILRGTGGDGSRTGGDGLVREIELLADAEVTVLSERRTRAPFGVNGGLPGSPGRNVVIENNVPHPEPGKFHRALRTGDRVRIETPGGGGFGKPRNS; encoded by the coding sequence ATGCAGACCAATCCCGTTCTCCTCGAAGTCTTCAAGAACCGCTTCGCCTCCATCGCCGAAGAGATGGGCGTGACCCTGACGCACACCGCGTTCTCGCCCAACATCAAGGAACGCCGCGACCTGTCCTGCGCGGTCTTCGACGCCGAGGGCGACATGATAGCCCAGGCCGCGCACATCCCGGTGCACCTCGGGTCCATGCCCCTGTCCGTCAAGTCGGCCATGGCCGCCATGGCGGAGCGCGGCGGCTTCGGACCGGGCGACATGGCCATGCTCAACGACCCGTTCAAGGGCGGCACCCACCTGCCGGACATCACCATCGTGGCCCCGGTCTTCGCCGAGAGTGCGGACAGCTCCGCCTTCTTCGTGGCCAACCGCGCCCACCACGCGGACGTGGGCGGCATGGCCTCGGGGTCCATGCCCCTGTCCACCTCCCTGTTCCAGGAGGGACTGATCATCCCGCCGGTGCGCATCGTCCGGGGCGGCGAAGTGGACCGCGAACTCCTACGCTTGATCCTGAACAACGTGCGCACCCCGGTGGAGCGCGAGGGCGACTTCTCGGCCCAGTTCATGGCCAACGTCACCGGGGTACGGCGCATGACCGAATGCATCGGGAAATACGGGCTCGCGACCTGCGCTCACTACGCCCGCGCGCTCATGGACTACTCCGAACGCATCACCCGGCAAGCCGTGGCCGCCATCCCGGACGGGACCTACGAATTCGAGGACTTCCTGGAGGACGACGGCCAGGGGGCCAGCGACATTGCCATCCGCCTGGTCATGACCGTTACCGGCGACCGCGCCCATCTGGACTTTTCACGGAGCGACGACCAGGTGCGCGGCAGCGTCAACGCGGTCCGGGCCATTACCCTGTCCGCCGTGCTCTATGCCTTCCGCGCCCTGGCCGCTCGGGATATCCCGGCCAACGCGGGCTGCCTGCGGCCCCTGGTCGTGACCACCCGGCCCGGTTCGGTGGTGGACGCCGAGTTCCCGGCCGCCGTGGCCGGGGGCAACGTGGAGACTTCCCAGCGGCTGGTGGACGTGCTCCTCGGCGCTCTGGCCAAGGCCCTGCCCGAGGCCATGCCCGCGGCCTCCCAGGGGACCATGAACAACCTGACCATCGGCGGGAGGACGCCGAAAGGCCCCTTCGCCTACTACGAGACCCTGGCGGGCGGCATGGGCGCCGGCCCGGCCCATGACGGCGAGTCCGCCGTGCACTCGCACATGACCAACACCCTGAATACCCCGGTGGAGGCCCTGGAATACGCCTACCCCTTCCGCGTGCGCGAATACGCCATCCTGCGCGGCACGGGCGGCGACGGCAGCCGCACGGGCGGCGACGGGCTGGTCCGCGAGATCGAGTTGCTGGCCGACGCCGAGGTCACGGTCCTGTCCGAGCGGCGCACCCGCGCGCCGTTCGGCGTGAACGGCGGCCTGCCCGGCTCGCCCGGCCGCAACGTGGTCATTGAAAACAACGTCCCCCATCCCGAGCCCGGCAAGTTCCACCGCGCCCTGCGAACCGGCGACCGCGTACGCATCGAGACGCCCGGCGGCGGCGGATTCGGCAAGCCCCGGAACTCCTGA
- the dnaA gene encoding chromosomal replication initiator protein DnaA has product MIDTAWKQILYSLEKSLNPGLFTVWIKPLQGRVDGNRLTLTAPNEFVANWVRDRLLQVIRESAAEVLGGEPRITINIGARQPSPKATTAVGKTKAVAERAPRHMGLPLGQSLKPVTVSNWRFSFDDFVVGPSNELACAASKSIGSTAFNSDHLFLSSGPGLGKTHLLQSVGNELCRTANRKHLKVACLSSEEFATRWVLAFKSGQVNQFKAQFREAIDVLLLEDVHFFQGKEKMQEELLCTLTALRERGCKVVLTSSFMPKEFNKVDDRLVSRFCSGFLAHINRPDMETRRRIILDKARRMQVAVPGEVSELLAERITTDIRQLESCLNNLILKARLLNRDVTMNLAWEVLENYAVHNASPDIKHIIEFICKCYAMSEDELRSKSRKRDVVLARNTAFYLARKHTELSLKSIGEHLGRKHSTVLKGITKVEREISLQTPLGRQIENTTQRLTP; this is encoded by the coding sequence ATGATCGACACTGCCTGGAAGCAAATACTCTACTCTCTCGAAAAGAGCCTCAACCCTGGTCTCTTCACTGTCTGGATTAAGCCGCTGCAAGGTCGCGTGGACGGTAACCGTCTTACCCTGACTGCGCCCAACGAGTTCGTGGCCAACTGGGTCCGCGACCGCCTGCTCCAGGTTATCCGCGAGTCCGCCGCCGAAGTCCTCGGCGGGGAGCCCCGCATCACCATCAACATCGGCGCGCGCCAGCCCAGTCCCAAGGCGACAACCGCCGTGGGCAAAACCAAGGCCGTCGCGGAGCGGGCTCCCCGGCACATGGGGCTGCCCCTTGGCCAGTCGCTCAAGCCCGTGACGGTCTCCAACTGGCGTTTCTCCTTCGACGATTTCGTGGTCGGGCCGTCCAACGAACTGGCCTGCGCGGCCAGCAAGTCCATCGGCTCCACCGCCTTCAACTCCGACCACCTGTTCCTCAGCTCCGGACCGGGCCTGGGCAAGACCCACCTGCTCCAGTCCGTGGGCAACGAACTGTGCCGCACCGCCAACCGCAAGCACCTCAAGGTCGCCTGCCTGTCCTCCGAAGAGTTCGCCACCCGCTGGGTGCTGGCCTTCAAGTCCGGCCAGGTGAACCAGTTCAAGGCCCAGTTCCGTGAAGCCATCGACGTCCTGCTGCTCGAAGACGTCCACTTCTTCCAGGGCAAGGAGAAGATGCAGGAGGAACTGCTCTGCACCCTGACCGCCCTGCGCGAGCGCGGCTGCAAGGTCGTCCTGACCAGTTCCTTCATGCCCAAGGAATTCAACAAGGTGGACGACCGCCTCGTGTCCCGGTTCTGCTCGGGATTTCTGGCCCACATCAACCGGCCGGATATGGAGACCCGCCGCCGGATCATCCTGGACAAGGCCCGGCGCATGCAGGTCGCGGTGCCCGGCGAAGTCTCCGAATTGTTGGCCGAGCGCATCACCACCGACATCCGTCAGTTGGAGAGCTGCCTGAATAACCTGATCCTCAAGGCGCGTCTGCTCAACCGCGACGTGACCATGAATCTGGCCTGGGAAGTGCTCGAAAACTACGCCGTGCACAACGCCTCTCCGGATATCAAGCACATCATCGAGTTCATCTGTAAATGCTACGCCATGTCCGAAGACGAACTGCGCTCCAAGAGCCGCAAGCGCGACGTGGTCCTGGCCCGGAATACCGCCTTTTACCTGGCCCGCAAACACACCGAACTGTCGCTCAAATCCATCGGAGAACACCTCGGGCGCAAACACTCCACTGTGCTCAAGGGCATCACCAAGGTGGAACGGGAAATCTCCCTGCAGACGCCGCTGGGACGGCAGATCGAAAACACCACCCAGCGGCTCACGCCGTAA
- the uppS gene encoding polyprenyl diphosphate synthase has translation MHIPTHIAIIMDGNGRWAKQRGLQRSDGHRAGTEAARAVVTRCRELGVRHLTLYTFSKENWSRPKDEVRTLFDLLTTFLKREEKSLKEQGIRLKVLGEIGDMPLAVRQVLKHVMRQTADCSDMTLNLALNYSGREDILRAARALAAKGAAPEAITEEAFANELWTAGQPDPDLVIRTSGELRLSNYLLFQSAYAEFYFTDIYWPDFTPAELEMAIRDLNGRQRRFGRTGDQLDGE, from the coding sequence ATGCATATTCCCACCCATATAGCCATCATCATGGATGGCAACGGCCGGTGGGCGAAACAGCGCGGGCTGCAGCGTTCCGACGGCCATCGGGCCGGGACCGAGGCGGCCCGCGCCGTCGTCACCCGCTGCCGTGAGCTCGGCGTGCGCCACCTGACCCTGTACACCTTCTCCAAGGAGAACTGGTCGCGCCCCAAGGACGAGGTCCGGACCCTGTTCGACCTGCTGACCACCTTCCTCAAGCGGGAGGAAAAGAGTCTCAAGGAACAGGGCATCCGCCTCAAGGTCCTGGGCGAGATCGGCGACATGCCCCTGGCCGTCCGCCAGGTGCTCAAGCACGTCATGCGCCAGACCGCCGACTGCTCGGACATGACCCTGAACCTGGCCCTGAACTACTCGGGACGGGAGGATATCCTCCGCGCGGCCCGGGCGCTCGCGGCCAAGGGCGCGGCACCCGAGGCGATCACCGAGGAGGCCTTCGCGAACGAGCTGTGGACCGCAGGCCAGCCCGACCCGGACCTGGTTATCCGCACCAGCGGGGAGCTGCGGCTGTCCAACTACCTGCTCTTCCAGTCCGCCTACGCCGAGTTCTATTTCACGGACATCTACTGGCCGGATTTCACCCCGGCCGAACTGGAAATGGCCATCCGGGACCTGAACGGCCGCCAGCGCCGCTTCGGCAGGACCGGCGACCAGTTGGACGGGGAGTAG
- the tsaB gene encoding tRNA (adenosine(37)-N6)-threonylcarbamoyltransferase complex dimerization subunit type 1 TsaB — protein MAMPKTTRPHDLTLVMAGAEERLQLVLGQPGLGGLTLLASRQWTVPGQSVRFLMPGLKSVLDEFGLDTSVLKRIACVRGPGSFTGLRLVLAAAEGVAAGLHLPLAGLDYLPLLAAGPGPLLTGPLHVLTYARRGLVYMQSFRCPDLDVIAPLDALTLEQAGQRMADIGPEAHLMGTGLRKNPAFFEDFFEAEPGYAPLDAAFDNPAPERLLAAADQAAFSGESIEPIYVRPSDAEANLDQIAAKRGLDPDEARRKLEALSRA, from the coding sequence ATGGCCATGCCCAAGACCACGCGCCCGCACGACCTGACCCTGGTCATGGCCGGGGCCGAGGAACGGCTCCAGCTCGTCCTGGGCCAGCCCGGCCTGGGCGGCCTGACCCTGCTCGCCTCCCGCCAGTGGACCGTGCCAGGCCAGTCCGTGCGCTTCCTGATGCCGGGGCTGAAGTCCGTGCTCGACGAGTTCGGCCTGGACACCTCGGTGCTGAAGCGCATCGCCTGTGTGCGCGGCCCCGGCAGCTTCACCGGGCTGCGCCTGGTCCTTGCCGCGGCCGAAGGCGTGGCCGCGGGCCTGCACCTGCCTCTGGCCGGGCTGGACTACCTGCCCCTGCTGGCCGCCGGGCCCGGACCGCTCCTGACCGGCCCGCTCCATGTCCTGACCTACGCCCGGCGCGGCCTGGTCTACATGCAGTCCTTCCGCTGCCCCGACCTCGACGTGATCGCTCCCCTGGACGCCCTGACCCTGGAACAGGCCGGGCAGCGCATGGCCGACATCGGCCCCGAGGCACACCTCATGGGCACGGGCCTGCGCAAGAACCCCGCCTTTTTCGAGGACTTCTTCGAGGCCGAGCCCGGCTATGCCCCGCTTGACGCCGCCTTCGACAACCCCGCACCAGAACGGCTCCTGGCCGCCGCCGACCAGGCCGCGTTCAGCGGAGAGTCCATCGAGCCCATCTACGTGCGCCCGTCCGACGCCGAGGCCAACCTGGACCAGATCGCGGCCAAGCGCGGCCTGGACCCGGACGAGGCCCGCAGGAAACTCGAAGCCCTGAGCAGGGCCTAG
- the thyX gene encoding FAD-dependent thymidylate synthase has translation MPEKQLRVEFLAMTPDALSLIYAAFRQCYHAGFVADMWPRLLSGEIDPQVQADFVSKTMESGHDSPIEHVSMTFAVEGISRACSHQIVRHRIASYSQQSQRYVAENDMDYILPPAIARIPEARERFESFMAEVQSAYSDLRDILVANGRKSKANEDARFVLPQAAETKIVLTMNCRSLHHFFHLRCCNRAQWEVRAMADAMLAICKDKLPAIFANGGARCEQLGYCPESPKFACGKYPTRDTLG, from the coding sequence ATGCCGGAGAAGCAACTCAGGGTCGAATTCCTGGCCATGACCCCCGACGCCCTGTCCCTCATCTATGCCGCGTTCCGGCAGTGCTACCATGCCGGGTTCGTGGCCGACATGTGGCCCCGGCTGCTTTCCGGCGAGATCGACCCGCAGGTCCAGGCCGATTTCGTGTCCAAGACCATGGAGTCGGGCCACGACAGCCCCATCGAGCACGTGTCCATGACCTTTGCCGTGGAGGGCATCTCCAGGGCCTGTTCCCACCAGATCGTCCGGCACCGCATCGCCTCCTACTCCCAGCAGAGTCAGCGCTACGTGGCCGAGAACGACATGGACTATATCCTGCCCCCGGCCATTGCCAGGATCCCCGAGGCGCGCGAGCGGTTCGAGTCGTTCATGGCCGAGGTCCAGTCCGCCTACTCCGACCTGCGCGACATCCTGGTGGCCAACGGACGTAAATCCAAGGCCAATGAGGACGCCCGTTTCGTCCTGCCCCAGGCGGCGGAGACCAAGATCGTCCTGACCATGAACTGCCGCAGCCTGCACCATTTCTTCCACCTGCGCTGCTGCAATCGAGCCCAGTGGGAGGTCCGGGCCATGGCCGACGCCATGCTGGCCATCTGCAAGGACAAGCTCCCGGCCATCTTTGCCAATGGCGGCGCGCGCTGCGAGCAGCTCGGTTATTGCCCGGAATCTCCCAAATTCGCCTGCGGAAAATATCCGACCAGGGACACGCTGGGCTAG
- a CDS encoding phosphatidate cytidylyltransferase, whose translation MDISPHKQRIATSAVLAILPALALIFQGWVLFAVLALFSVLTLWEFYSMFRPVQSMTAFKSLGAACTFLLMGAYTTGDVRYPGVILALAFWASSMVFLLRYNKDVTASYRHAAIFLAGLFYIPLNFHFFLYFDRLEILLVLGAAVLSDTAAFYAGTLFGKKKIWPRISPKKSWAGSLGGMTVCTVGTMAWGLTLGLPEVAWWKWLLLGMALNVAAQMGDFFESALKRSLDIKDSGTILPGHGGLLDRVDSLLLVIPCYGLISMFQPFFS comes from the coding sequence ATGGATATCTCCCCGCACAAGCAACGAATCGCCACCAGCGCCGTCCTGGCCATACTCCCCGCCCTGGCCCTGATCTTCCAGGGGTGGGTCCTGTTCGCGGTTCTCGCCCTGTTCAGCGTCCTGACCCTGTGGGAGTTCTACTCCATGTTCCGGCCCGTGCAGTCCATGACCGCCTTCAAGTCACTGGGCGCGGCCTGCACCTTCCTGCTCATGGGGGCCTACACCACCGGGGACGTACGCTATCCCGGCGTCATCCTGGCCCTGGCCTTCTGGGCCTCGTCCATGGTTTTTCTGCTGCGCTACAACAAGGATGTCACCGCCTCCTACCGCCACGCGGCCATCTTCCTGGCCGGACTGTTCTACATCCCGCTGAATTTCCATTTCTTTCTGTATTTCGACCGGCTGGAAATCCTGCTTGTCCTGGGCGCGGCCGTGCTCTCGGATACCGCCGCCTTCTACGCCGGGACCCTGTTCGGCAAGAAGAAGATCTGGCCGCGCATCAGCCCCAAGAAATCCTGGGCCGGGTCGCTGGGCGGCATGACCGTCTGCACCGTCGGCACCATGGCCTGGGGGCTTACCCTCGGCCTGCCCGAGGTGGCCTGGTGGAAGTGGCTGCTCCTCGGCATGGCCCTGAACGTGGCCGCCCAGATGGGCGACTTCTTCGAGTCCGCGCTCAAGCGCTCCCTGGACATCAAGGACTCCGGAACCATCCTTCCCGGCCACGGCGGCCTGCTCGACCGGGTAGACAGCCTGCTCCTGGTCATTCCCTGCTACGGGCTGATCTCCATGTTCCAGCCCTTCTTCTCCTAG
- a CDS encoding arsenate reductase ArsC has product MDRIRVLFVCRHNSGRSQIAEAFLQRFGQNRFEARSAGTEPTAVDPLVTEVMREENFDLRNNVATDVRDLLVENAPYHYVITTSGPDVLHDLPPLPAQTARLNWAFPDPENVTGSREEQLAAARAIRDDIRTQVIRFLHDF; this is encoded by the coding sequence ATGGACCGCATACGCGTACTTTTCGTCTGCCGGCACAACAGCGGCCGAAGCCAGATTGCCGAGGCCTTCCTGCAACGCTTCGGCCAGAATCGATTCGAGGCCCGCAGCGCCGGAACCGAACCCACCGCCGTGGATCCCCTGGTCACGGAAGTCATGCGCGAGGAGAACTTCGACCTCCGCAACAACGTGGCCACCGACGTCCGCGACCTGCTCGTCGAGAACGCCCCCTACCACTATGTCATCACCACCTCAGGCCCGGACGTGCTCCATGACCTGCCGCCCCTGCCCGCCCAAACCGCCCGCCTCAACTGGGCCTTCCCAGACCCCGAAAACGTGACCGGCTCGCGGGAGGAACAACTCGCCGCCGCCCGCGCCATCCGCGACGACATCCGCACCCAGGTCATCCGCTTTCTGCACGATTTTTAG
- the rseP gene encoding RIP metalloprotease RseP, translating into MITSTIAIVLVLGGLIFFHELGHFVVARIFGMGVKAFSLGFGPKMIGFTSGKTDYKISWIPLGGYVALAGEQGEEETDFPDDKLFSHRPAWQRLCVVAAGPFFNFLLAFLIYWFLALAQGQAVILPLVGGVLPDSPAAAAGFVKGDMVTAIDGAPVDSWTQMVDTIRAAEGKPLQVVVDRSGNKLTLTVTPQVNTFKNLFGEDVTVPMVGINQSGQVRYEPIEGIGILPALSHTWGMSEVVVKGFLSIIERLIPVESVGGPIMLAQMVHESAQNGLYALLGMMALISINLAIINLLPIPVLDGGHILFFALEMVFRRPLNDRWKAMSMRVGLLILLLLMSLAIFNDVRRLLG; encoded by the coding sequence ATGATCACGAGCACCATCGCCATTGTCCTGGTCCTGGGCGGACTTATCTTCTTCCATGAACTGGGGCACTTTGTCGTGGCCCGTATCTTCGGCATGGGGGTCAAGGCCTTCTCGCTGGGCTTCGGGCCGAAGATGATCGGCTTCACCTCGGGCAAGACCGACTACAAGATCTCCTGGATCCCGCTGGGCGGCTACGTAGCGCTGGCGGGCGAACAGGGCGAGGAGGAGACGGACTTTCCGGACGACAAGCTCTTCTCCCACCGTCCGGCCTGGCAGCGCCTCTGCGTGGTGGCCGCCGGTCCGTTCTTCAATTTCCTGCTGGCCTTCCTGATCTACTGGTTCCTTGCGCTGGCCCAAGGCCAGGCCGTGATCCTGCCCCTGGTGGGCGGGGTCCTGCCCGATTCCCCGGCCGCCGCGGCCGGATTCGTCAAGGGCGACATGGTCACGGCCATCGACGGCGCGCCCGTGGACTCCTGGACCCAGATGGTCGATACCATCCGCGCCGCCGAGGGCAAGCCTCTCCAGGTGGTCGTGGACCGGTCGGGCAACAAACTGACCCTGACCGTCACCCCCCAGGTCAACACCTTCAAAAACCTGTTCGGCGAGGACGTCACCGTGCCCATGGTCGGCATCAACCAGTCCGGGCAGGTGCGCTACGAACCCATTGAGGGCATCGGCATCCTGCCCGCCCTGTCGCACACCTGGGGCATGTCCGAGGTGGTGGTCAAGGGATTCCTCTCCATCATCGAACGGCTCATCCCGGTGGAGTCCGTGGGCGGCCCGATCATGCTCGCGCAGATGGTCCACGAATCCGCCCAGAACGGCCTCTACGCCCTGCTCGGCATGATGGCGCTGATCTCCATCAACCTGGCGATCATCAACCTCCTGCCCATCCCGGTGCTGGACGGCGGACACATTCTCTTCTTCGCCCTGGAGATGGTCTTCCGCAGGCCGCTCAACGACCGCTGGAAGGCCATGTCCATGCGCGTGGGCCTGCTCATCCTGCTCCTGCTCATGAGCCTGGCCATCTTCAACGACGTGCGCAGACTGCTGGGCTAG